In Acinonyx jubatus isolate Ajub_Pintada_27869175 chromosome A3, VMU_Ajub_asm_v1.0, whole genome shotgun sequence, a genomic segment contains:
- the KRTCAP3 gene encoding keratinocyte-associated protein 3 gives MRCCRLCRFDSARGPRRLMRVGLALILVGHVNLLLGAVLHGTVLRHVANPRGAVTPEYTTANVISVGSGLLSVSVGLVALLASRNLLRPRLHWALLALALVNLLLSAACSLGILLAVSLTVANGGRRLIADCHPGLLDPLLPMDKGSGRTDCPFDPTRIYDTALALWIPSLVMSAGEAALSGYCCVAALTLRGVGPCRKEGLQEQLEQLTELELPKCKRQENEQLLDQNQEIQASQKSWA, from the exons ATGAGGTGCTGCCGCCTCTGCAGATTCG ACTCGGCCCGCGGCCCCCGGCGGCTTATGCGCGTAGGTCTGGCGCTGATCCTGGTGGGCCACGTGAACCTGCTCCTGGGGGCCGTGCTGCACGGCACCGTCCTGCGACACGTGGCCAATCCCCGCGGCGCCGTCACCCCGGAGTACACCACGGCCAATGTCATCTCCGTGGGCTCGGGGCTGCTG AGTGTTTCCGTGGGACTTGTGGCCCTCTTGGCATCCAGGAACCTTCTGCGCCCAAGACTG CACTGGGCTCTCCTGGCACTAGCTCTGGTGAACCTCCTCTTGTCTGCTGCCTGCTCCCTGGGCATCCTCCTTGCTGTGTCACTCACTGTGGCCAACGGTGGCCGCCGTCTTATTGCTGACTGCCATCCAGGGCTGCTGGATCCTTTGCTACCGATGGACAAGGGGTCTGGACGCACTGACTGCCCGTTTGACCCTACAAGAATCTAT GATACAGCCTTGGCTCTCTGGATCCCTTCTTTGGTCATGTCTGCAGGAGAGGCTGCTCTATCTGGTTACTGCTGTGTGGCTGCACTCACCTTACGTGGGGTTGGGCCCTGCAGGAAGGAAGGGCTTCAGGAGCAG CTGGAGCAACTGACAGAGCTTGAACTTCCTAAGTGTAAAAGACAGGAAAATGAACAGCTACTGGATCAAAATCAAGAAATCCAGGCATCACAGAAAAGCTGGGCTTAG